Proteins found in one Schistocerca serialis cubense isolate TAMUIC-IGC-003099 chromosome 5, iqSchSeri2.2, whole genome shotgun sequence genomic segment:
- the LOC126481684 gene encoding lysozyme c-1-like — translation MRRPPQTLALPALISTALAAGAWLALVRAKTFERCELAQELRYRHGLPAAQVPTWVCIARFESLFNTSAVGRLSGGSLDHGLFQMSDAYWCSPPGRGTACGLSCDKLVDNDISDDVECALRVYREHQRLSGDGFNAWVVYQRFCSRGRADHYVDDCFEKPVNANVV, via the exons ATGCGACGACCTCCTCAGACTCTGGCGCTGCCGGCGCTGATTTCGACGGCGCTGGCGGCCGGCGCGTGGCTGGCGCTGGTGCGCGCCAAGACGTTCGAGCGGTGCGAGCTGGCGCAGGAGCTGCGCTACCGGCACGGCCTGCCCGCGGCCCAGGTGCCCACCTGGGTGTGCATCGCGCGCTTCGAGTCGCTCTTCAACACGTCCGCCGTGGGCAGGCTCAGCGGCGGCAGCCTCGACCACGGCCTCTTCCAGATGTCCGACGCCTACTG GTGTTCGCCGCCAGGGCGCGGCACCGCGTGCGGCCTGTCCTGCGACAAGCTGGTGGACAACGACATCTCGGACGACGTGGAGTGCGCGCTGCGCGTCTACCGCGAGCACCAGCGGCTCTCCGGGGACGGCTTCAACGCCTGGGTGGTCTACCAGCGCTTCTGCAGCCGCGGCCGCGCCGACCACTACGTCGACGACTGCTTCGAGAAGCCGGTCAACGCCAACGTCGTCTGA